A region of Marnyiella aurantia DNA encodes the following proteins:
- a CDS encoding glycerophosphodiester phosphodiesterase, with the protein MMKYVFLLILTVCSEFMNAQTQIIAHRGFFQSNPSTTENSLEALKNAQDLKVYGSEFDVRMTADGILVVNHDEHHAGMEVSESSLAKLRTARLANGEELPTLEQYLEMGKRVIGVKLIVELKPAKTKILEDMMVQKALQLVSKTKTEEQVEFISFSLNICREIKNREPRYPVHYLNGDLSPQQLKLENVDGLDYHYKILLEKHPEWIAEARKLGLMTNSWTVNDIETYKKLKSMGIDFVTTNIPDQLINL; encoded by the coding sequence ATGATGAAATATGTATTCTTACTGATACTAACCGTTTGCTCTGAATTTATGAACGCCCAAACCCAAATCATTGCCCACCGCGGCTTTTTCCAATCCAATCCATCCACTACAGAAAATTCGCTGGAGGCTCTGAAAAATGCGCAGGATTTAAAAGTGTACGGGTCAGAATTTGACGTGAGGATGACTGCGGACGGCATTTTGGTGGTGAATCATGATGAGCACCATGCGGGAATGGAAGTTTCAGAATCGTCACTTGCCAAATTACGTACTGCAAGGTTAGCCAATGGCGAGGAACTTCCTACCCTGGAGCAATATCTGGAAATGGGAAAACGTGTTATCGGTGTGAAACTTATTGTGGAACTGAAACCGGCTAAAACAAAGATTCTTGAAGATATGATGGTGCAAAAAGCTTTGCAGCTGGTTTCCAAAACCAAAACGGAAGAGCAGGTAGAATTTATTTCCTTCAGCCTCAATATCTGCCGTGAAATAAAGAACCGGGAACCTAGGTACCCGGTGCATTACCTGAACGGAGATCTGTCGCCACAGCAGCTAAAGCTTGAAAATGTGGACGGCCTGGACTATCATTATAAAATTCTGCTTGAGAAACATCCAGAGTGGATTGCTGAGGCCCGAAAACTGGGACTTATGACCAACAGCTGGACAGTAAATGACATTGAAACCTATAAGAAGTTAAAATCTATGGGAATTGATTTCGTAACCACCAATATTCCCGACCAACTAATTAATCTATAA
- a CDS encoding calcineurin-like phosphoesterase C-terminal domain-containing protein, protein MNIKIPAFCLLISTLTFAQTSVSGFVFEDANANAQKERRERGIGNVAVSNGVEVALTDKNGRYTLPLYGDQTIFVIKPENYRTRTDANNLPQFYHHHKPNGSPADFKYKGSVPTGSLPAELNFPLYKSAENKEFQILVFGDPQPYTLKEIDYFRRGIINEVKNNRKKAVFGISLGDLVGDDLTLHQPYIESIKEIGLPWYNVIGNHDMNFDAQEDHLSDETFERNFGPANYAFNYGNVHFMVLDDILYPDPRDGKGYWAGFREDQLKFIENNLKLVPKNKLVVLAFHIQMMPEREGDDHFRLSDRKRLFDLLRPFENVLMMSAHTHKQTQIFYTKGDGWEGAADLHEYNVGTTSGDWYSGTVDATGVPASVMRDGTYRGYSFIDFKDNKYRIQYKAAGMPDEFQISLYVPKVIASRRNSARIVANFFMGSKNDLVEFRVDGGDWKPMNYTESLDPSFLQSVFKWDSANELLQGRRPSNPENSKHLWVAPFPGKLAPGTHKLQVRATDRYGKVHTAEQNFEVKEPNPVP, encoded by the coding sequence ATGAATATAAAGATACCGGCATTTTGCCTCCTGATTTCCACTTTAACCTTCGCGCAGACTTCCGTTTCCGGATTTGTTTTTGAGGATGCCAATGCAAATGCTCAAAAAGAAAGACGGGAAAGGGGAATAGGTAACGTGGCTGTTTCCAATGGGGTAGAAGTGGCCCTCACCGACAAAAATGGCAGGTACACACTGCCGCTGTACGGCGACCAGACCATCTTTGTTATTAAGCCGGAAAATTACCGCACAAGGACAGATGCTAACAATCTGCCTCAATTTTATCATCATCATAAACCCAACGGCTCTCCTGCTGATTTTAAATATAAGGGAAGCGTACCCACCGGCTCACTACCCGCAGAATTAAATTTTCCGCTGTATAAAAGTGCTGAGAACAAAGAATTTCAAATTTTGGTTTTTGGTGATCCACAACCTTACACGCTGAAGGAGATTGACTATTTCAGAAGAGGGATTATTAACGAAGTTAAAAATAACCGTAAGAAAGCAGTGTTCGGTATCAGTCTGGGTGATCTGGTGGGCGACGATCTTACTCTTCACCAGCCTTATATTGAATCAATAAAGGAGATTGGTTTGCCATGGTATAACGTGATCGGAAATCATGATATGAATTTTGATGCCCAGGAGGATCATCTTTCTGATGAGACTTTTGAGAGGAATTTTGGGCCGGCAAATTATGCTTTTAATTACGGAAATGTACATTTTATGGTCCTGGACGACATTCTGTATCCCGATCCGCGTGACGGCAAGGGTTACTGGGCCGGCTTCCGGGAAGATCAGCTTAAATTTATCGAAAATAACCTCAAACTCGTTCCTAAGAATAAATTGGTAGTGTTGGCATTTCATATTCAGATGATGCCGGAAAGGGAAGGTGATGATCATTTCCGGCTTTCAGACCGTAAAAGACTCTTTGATTTGCTTAGGCCGTTTGAAAACGTACTGATGATGTCGGCACATACCCACAAGCAGACCCAGATTTTTTACACAAAAGGTGACGGTTGGGAAGGAGCGGCGGACTTACATGAATATAATGTAGGAACCACTTCCGGCGACTGGTATTCGGGCACGGTGGATGCCACCGGCGTTCCGGCTTCCGTAATGCGCGACGGCACTTATCGCGGATACTCATTCATCGATTTCAAGGATAACAAATACAGAATACAGTATAAAGCTGCCGGTATGCCTGATGAATTTCAGATCAGTCTCTATGTTCCGAAGGTAATTGCAAGTCGCAGGAACTCAGCCAGGATAGTAGCCAATTTCTTCATGGGCAGTAAGAACGATTTGGTGGAATTCCGTGTGGACGGGGGTGACTGGAAACCAATGAACTATACGGAGAGTCTTGACCCATCGTTTCTACAGTCTGTGTTTAAGTGGGATTCGGCCAACGAGCTTCTGCAGGGCAGAAGACCCTCCAATCCAGAAAACTCCAAACATCTTTGGGTTGCACCTTTCCCGGGAAAGCTGGCACCGGGAACACATAAACTGCAGGTAAGAGCTACTGACCGTTATGGTAAGGTTCATACCGCAGAACAGAACTTTGAAGTGAAGGAGCCGAATCCGGTTCCGTAG
- a CDS encoding PLDc N-terminal domain-containing protein, with translation MLTFFILTVILLNFTITILMLHNEKENRLLWHLIVCFFPIFGPLIYFLYRSLRRKITIAKEVRLLI, from the coding sequence ATGTTAACATTTTTTATTTTAACCGTAATATTACTTAATTTCACAATAACTATACTAATGTTACACAATGAGAAGGAAAACAGATTATTGTGGCATTTGATAGTATGCTTTTTTCCAATATTTGGGCCACTCATTTATTTTCTTTACAGATCATTAAGAAGGAAAATAACAATTGCTAAAGAGGTCCGTTTGTTAATCTAA
- a CDS encoding flavin-containing monooxygenase, whose protein sequence is MDNKENLQNKRIGIIGAGPSGLAQIRAFEALKERGENIPEIVCFEKQSNWGGMWNYSWRTGVGKYGEPIHGSMYKYLWSNGPKECLEFSDYSFDDHFEKAISSYPPRPVLFDYIEGRIKKSNAREYIRFDTTVRWVSYDEDTRKFTIVLDDLKINKTYSEEFDYLVVASGHFSTPNMPYFKGIETFSGNVMHAHDFRGADQFKDRNILLIGSSYSAEDIGIQCYKHGAASVTLSYRSNPIGHDWPQGIKEVPLVTHFDGDTAFFKDGTSEDYDAVIMCTGYQHKFPFLPDELRLKTKNNLYPDNLYKGIFYNNLPQLIYLGMQDQYYTFNMFDTQAWLARDFMMERLELPSEGERRVDIDTWLDRNSKLQSSFDDVDFQTYYIKDLLSFTDYPHFNLDKIAAMFKEWLQDKEENILTYRDKTYQSVVTGTMAEAHHTDWMDELDDSKERYLYGAEEEELIPE, encoded by the coding sequence ATGGACAACAAAGAAAATTTACAGAACAAACGTATTGGTATTATTGGTGCAGGACCCAGCGGTTTGGCACAGATCCGTGCTTTCGAAGCGTTAAAAGAGCGCGGCGAGAACATACCCGAAATCGTTTGTTTTGAAAAACAGAGCAATTGGGGCGGCATGTGGAACTATTCCTGGAGAACCGGGGTGGGGAAATACGGCGAACCTATTCACGGCAGTATGTACAAATATCTATGGTCGAACGGACCGAAAGAATGTCTTGAATTTTCCGACTACTCTTTTGATGATCATTTTGAAAAAGCTATTTCTTCTTATCCTCCACGACCCGTACTTTTTGATTATATAGAAGGCCGGATTAAAAAAAGCAACGCCCGCGAGTACATCCGATTTGATACGACCGTACGTTGGGTCAGCTATGATGAAGACACCCGCAAATTCACCATTGTTCTGGATGATCTGAAAATCAACAAAACCTATTCTGAAGAGTTTGACTATCTAGTGGTCGCTTCCGGTCATTTTTCCACGCCCAATATGCCTTATTTTAAAGGTATCGAAACCTTTAGCGGAAATGTGATGCACGCGCATGATTTCAGGGGTGCAGACCAGTTTAAAGACCGGAATATTTTACTGATCGGAAGCAGCTATTCTGCGGAAGACATTGGAATCCAATGCTACAAACACGGAGCGGCATCGGTTACATTGAGTTACAGAAGCAATCCAATCGGTCATGACTGGCCGCAGGGAATCAAAGAAGTTCCGTTGGTTACGCATTTTGATGGTGACACGGCTTTCTTTAAAGACGGCACCAGCGAAGATTATGATGCGGTAATTATGTGTACGGGCTATCAGCATAAATTTCCCTTCCTGCCGGACGAGCTCCGCCTGAAAACCAAAAACAATTTATACCCGGACAATCTTTACAAAGGAATATTCTACAACAATCTGCCCCAGCTTATTTATCTGGGAATGCAGGACCAGTATTATACCTTTAACATGTTCGACACCCAGGCCTGGCTGGCCAGAGACTTTATGATGGAGCGCCTGGAACTTCCTTCTGAAGGTGAAAGACGTGTGGACATCGATACATGGCTGGACAGGAACAGTAAACTGCAAAGCAGTTTTGATGATGTTGATTTCCAGACCTACTACATTAAGGACCTGCTGTCGTTCACCGATTATCCGCACTTCAATTTGGATAAGATCGCCGCAATGTTTAAAGAATGGCTGCAGGACAAAGAGGAAAATATCCTTACCTACCGCGACAAAACCTACCAGAGTGTGGTTACTGGCACCATGGCCGAAGCGCACCATACCGACTGGATGGACGAACTGGACGACAGCAAGGAACGGTATTTATACGGCGCTGAGGAAGAAGAGCTTATTCCCGAGTAA
- the fsa gene encoding fructose-6-phosphate aldolase: MKFFIDTANLDQIREAQNLGILDGVTTNPTLMAKEGIAGTNAIMQHYRTICDIVDGPISAEVLSTTYDEMIKEGDELAAIHPNIVVKIPMIKDGVRALKYFSDKGIKTNCTLIFSAGQALLAAKAGATYVSPFLGRLDDISTDGMALIDEIRTIYDNYSYETQILAASIRHSMHIINCAKIGADVITSPLGPILSLLSHPLTDKGLAQFVEDSKKMA, translated from the coding sequence ATGAAATTTTTTATTGACACAGCCAACCTGGACCAGATTCGCGAAGCTCAAAACCTTGGAATCCTGGACGGGGTAACTACCAATCCTACCCTGATGGCTAAGGAGGGGATTGCCGGAACCAACGCGATTATGCAGCACTACCGCACGATTTGCGATATTGTGGACGGTCCTATATCCGCCGAGGTCCTGAGCACGACCTATGATGAAATGATAAAAGAGGGCGACGAGCTGGCGGCCATCCACCCAAATATTGTTGTAAAGATTCCGATGATTAAGGACGGCGTGCGCGCGCTGAAATATTTCTCAGACAAAGGTATAAAAACCAACTGTACGCTTATATTTTCGGCCGGACAGGCGCTGCTGGCAGCTAAAGCAGGTGCGACTTACGTTTCCCCTTTCCTGGGCAGGCTGGACGACATTTCCACGGACGGAATGGCGCTTATAGACGAAATACGCACCATCTACGACAACTACAGCTACGAAACCCAAATCCTGGCTGCCTCCATTCGTCACTCCATGCACATCATAAACTGTGCGAAAATTGGCGCCGATGTAATTACTTCGCCACTTGGCCCGATACTCAGTTTGTTGAGCCATCCGCTAACCGATAAAGGTCTGGCGCAGTTTGTGGAAGACAGCAAGAAAATGGCATAA
- the pepE gene encoding dipeptidase PepE, whose amino-acid sequence MNILLASTSTLYGGNYLEYIKTEIEQLFQGIDEILFIPFARPGGISHEDYTAKAAEFFAQLNIKVRGLHEFAEKAEAINQAKGYFTGGGNTFLLVKTLHEENLMHFLKDNVESGKPYLGSSAGSNIGGINMKTTNDMPIVYPPSFSCMGLVPFNINPHYLDPSPDLKHNGETRETRILEFLTQNDLKVVGLREGNWIRRIGDRITTEGTEQTRIFEQGREPYEVEPGSTP is encoded by the coding sequence ATGAACATCCTCCTTGCCTCAACCTCCACGCTTTACGGCGGCAATTACCTGGAATACATTAAAACCGAAATTGAACAGCTCTTTCAGGGTATAGATGAGATCCTCTTCATCCCTTTTGCACGTCCGGGCGGCATTTCGCATGAAGACTACACCGCAAAAGCGGCTGAATTCTTCGCCCAACTCAACATAAAAGTCCGCGGATTGCACGAATTTGCAGAAAAAGCTGAAGCCATTAACCAGGCCAAAGGCTATTTTACTGGCGGCGGCAACACCTTTCTGTTAGTAAAGACCCTGCACGAAGAAAACCTGATGCATTTCCTGAAAGACAATGTGGAAAGCGGAAAACCTTATCTGGGTTCCAGCGCAGGAAGCAATATTGGCGGCATCAATATGAAAACCACCAACGATATGCCCATCGTTTATCCGCCCAGCTTCAGCTGTATGGGACTGGTACCGTTCAACATCAATCCCCATTACCTGGATCCCAGTCCAGACCTGAAGCACAACGGCGAAACCCGCGAAACCCGCATCCTGGAGTTCCTGACCCAAAATGACCTGAAAGTCGTAGGCCTGCGCGAGGGCAACTGGATTCGGCGCATTGGCGACCGCATCACCACCGAAGGCACCGAGCAGACCCGCATCTTCGAACAAGGCCGGGAACCTTATGAAGTAGAGCCGGGAAGCACACCTTAA
- a CDS encoding Ppx/GppA phosphatase family protein — MRIAAIDIGSNAARLLINEVLETAPGKPEFTKLNLLRIPLRLGMDVFSHGIIGPEREKMVVDSMRVFSDLMKIYKVEHYRACATSAMRDAANGRQIIEAVRENSGIKIEIISGDEEAALIYENHVAEGLAEDSAYLYIDVGGGSTELTFYENGKMRYKKSFNIGTIRLLNGLVTEDHWKEMKEEIRRNINSKDPVVAIGSGGNINKIFSMSKTKDGKPMSTSYLKKYYKELSELTVAERMTKFGMREDRADVIVPALEIFNNIMQWSEISKIFVPKISVADGLIHNIYDSLLQNR, encoded by the coding sequence ATGAGAATAGCCGCTATTGACATAGGAAGCAACGCCGCGCGCCTGCTTATTAATGAAGTACTCGAAACCGCGCCTGGCAAGCCGGAATTTACCAAGCTGAACCTGCTGCGAATACCTCTCCGGTTAGGAATGGACGTATTCAGCCACGGTATAATAGGTCCGGAACGCGAGAAAATGGTGGTAGACAGTATGCGCGTCTTCAGCGATCTGATGAAGATTTATAAGGTGGAACATTACCGGGCCTGCGCCACCAGTGCCATGCGTGATGCTGCAAACGGCAGGCAGATTATTGAAGCAGTTCGCGAAAACTCAGGTATCAAGATTGAAATAATAAGCGGCGATGAAGAAGCGGCGCTGATTTACGAAAATCACGTAGCCGAAGGTCTGGCGGAAGATTCGGCCTATCTGTATATTGACGTGGGCGGAGGTTCTACAGAACTGACCTTCTACGAAAACGGGAAGATGAGGTATAAGAAATCATTTAACATCGGCACTATACGTTTGCTGAACGGTCTGGTTACCGAGGACCACTGGAAAGAGATGAAGGAGGAAATCCGCAGGAATATTAACTCCAAGGATCCTGTAGTCGCTATAGGCTCAGGAGGCAACATTAACAAGATATTTTCCATGAGTAAGACTAAGGATGGGAAGCCCATGAGCACCTCCTATCTGAAGAAATATTATAAGGAACTGAGCGAACTTACAGTGGCGGAACGGATGACGAAGTTCGGGATGCGTGAAGACCGTGCCGACGTTATTGTGCCCGCACTGGAAATCTTTAACAACATTATGCAGTGGTCGGAGATCTCAAAAATTTTTGTGCCTAAGATTTCTGTGGCCGACGGTCTAATTCATAATATTTACGACAGTCTGCTGCAAAACCGGTAA
- the ppk1 gene encoding polyphosphate kinase 1 → MANQFNPRDITWLAFNERVLQEAMDGQVPLHLRIRFIGIFSNNLDEFFRVRVAGLKRAMDFKQKFITESFYQPPSKILQNINEIVIRQQLAFDKTWKKIQAEMEEQKVFIRTPKKLTPQQETFVREYFDEVVESNVIPILLHENTPLPYMRDKSLYLGIAMRRKEWQYECKFAMIEIPSRVLGRFVILPGDGEKNVMLLEDVITFNLPHIFSYFGYDDFEAHCFKVTKDAEFDLDNDIRTTLAQKIEKGIKSRRKGKPTRFSFDRSMDKALLEFLIRKLNLTKKDSIIPGGKIHNFKHFMDFPDVFGAYKKPEERTSFEHPLFAGERVTDVILRTDVLLTFPYHSYTPVIDLLRESAMDPHVKSIQITAYRLASSSKIINALINAVRNGKEVTVMLELRARFDEESNLKWKELLEQEGVTVLVGIPDKKVHAKLCIIKKRVHNKTLQYGFISTGNFNEKTARIYGDHLLMTSDRAVMADMNKVFSVLRKPKEDFVPALETCKKLLLCPVFMREKIEQHIDREIEEARAGRKAEMIIKSNSLSDRGLIQKLYDAAKAGVTIKLIIRGIYCAVNQKDFKKKIQAISIVDEYLEHARVMYFYNKGSEDTYISSADWMTRNLDYRIEAAVKITQKNLKKEIKDLLDIQLSDNIKARVLDKNLRNEYVKKDGTEIRSQIETFRYLKQKTYNT, encoded by the coding sequence ATGGCGAATCAGTTCAATCCGAGAGACATTACCTGGCTTGCCTTTAATGAGCGTGTCCTGCAGGAAGCGATGGACGGGCAGGTGCCGCTGCATCTGCGTATCCGGTTTATCGGTATATTTTCCAATAATCTGGACGAGTTTTTCCGCGTGCGTGTCGCAGGACTGAAACGGGCCATGGATTTTAAACAAAAATTCATTACCGAGTCCTTTTACCAGCCACCCAGCAAGATCCTTCAGAACATCAATGAAATTGTAATCAGGCAACAGCTGGCATTCGATAAAACCTGGAAGAAAATCCAGGCAGAAATGGAAGAGCAGAAAGTTTTTATCCGGACGCCAAAAAAGCTGACACCCCAGCAGGAAACTTTCGTCCGGGAATATTTTGATGAGGTTGTGGAGAGTAATGTAATCCCAATTCTGCTGCATGAAAATACTCCTCTGCCTTATATGCGCGACAAATCACTCTATCTGGGCATCGCAATGCGCCGTAAGGAATGGCAGTATGAATGTAAATTTGCCATGATTGAGATTCCTTCCCGCGTGCTGGGCCGGTTTGTCATCCTGCCGGGCGATGGTGAAAAGAACGTTATGCTGCTGGAAGATGTAATCACCTTTAACCTGCCGCATATCTTTTCCTATTTTGGTTATGATGATTTTGAAGCGCACTGTTTCAAGGTGACCAAAGACGCAGAGTTTGACCTTGACAATGACATCCGTACTACTCTGGCCCAAAAAATCGAAAAAGGAATTAAGTCCAGGCGCAAAGGGAAGCCTACACGTTTCAGTTTCGACCGGAGTATGGATAAAGCGCTCCTGGAATTTCTTATCAGAAAACTGAATCTGACCAAGAAGGACAGTATAATTCCGGGAGGCAAGATTCACAACTTCAAACACTTCATGGATTTTCCTGATGTGTTTGGCGCTTATAAAAAACCTGAGGAAAGGACTTCATTTGAGCATCCGCTTTTTGCCGGCGAAAGAGTTACTGATGTCATCCTGAGGACAGATGTTCTGCTTACCTTCCCATATCACAGTTATACGCCCGTTATTGACCTTCTGCGAGAATCCGCTATGGATCCGCACGTAAAATCCATTCAGATTACGGCCTACCGGCTGGCCAGCAGTTCAAAGATCATTAACGCGCTGATTAATGCAGTAAGAAACGGCAAGGAAGTTACGGTAATGCTGGAGTTGCGTGCCAGGTTTGACGAAGAATCCAACCTGAAATGGAAGGAACTGCTGGAACAGGAAGGCGTGACGGTCCTGGTAGGAATCCCCGATAAGAAAGTTCACGCCAAGCTTTGCATCATTAAAAAAAGAGTCCATAACAAGACCCTGCAGTACGGTTTTATAAGTACAGGCAACTTTAACGAAAAAACAGCCAGAATATACGGGGACCATTTACTGATGACTTCGGACCGTGCGGTTATGGCTGATATGAATAAAGTATTCAGTGTCTTGCGCAAACCGAAGGAAGATTTTGTGCCCGCACTTGAAACCTGCAAAAAGCTTCTGTTGTGTCCGGTATTTATGCGTGAAAAAATTGAACAGCATATAGACCGGGAAATAGAGGAAGCGCGGGCCGGACGCAAAGCCGAGATGATCATTAAATCCAATTCACTCAGTGACCGTGGCCTGATACAGAAACTGTATGATGCCGCTAAAGCTGGTGTGACCATAAAACTTATTATCCGCGGAATATACTGCGCTGTGAATCAGAAGGATTTTAAGAAGAAAATTCAGGCTATAAGTATTGTGGATGAATATCTGGAGCATGCACGGGTCATGTATTTTTATAATAAGGGTTCAGAAGACACTTATATCTCATCTGCTGACTGGATGACGCGGAATCTGGATTACCGTATTGAAGCGGCAGTAAAAATTACCCAGAAAAACCTTAAGAAAGAAATCAAAGATCTTCTGGATATTCAGCTGAGTGACAATATTAAAGCCCGCGTTCTGGATAAGAACCTGCGGAATGAATATGTGAAGAAAGACGGAACGGAAATCAGGTCTCAGATTGAAACCTTCCGTTACCTGAAGCAAAAAACCTACAACACCTAA
- a CDS encoding S9 family peptidase, with amino-acid sequence MKLKHTVLALAAPFLMNAQQVMTPETLWTLNKLAVTAVSPDQSSLIYSVGKTDLKTEKNNKTNYFLNISNNAATALDLGKKSLIQWDKNGLYAQEGDKIYASKDAGKTWTDFYTLANADNVVISPDGKKIAFSREVLVEKVLGKDKYSDVPKTTAHIYTDLNHRHWDYFSEGKYNHVFVVNVSDKADQAKDLLEGKPWDSPQRPFGGAEDFIWSPDSSQLLYVTKPLSGAEYAQSTNTDIFAYDLATGVTRNLTEGNKGYDVAPKFSPDGKSLLWLSMERDGYEADKNNIKVMDWKSGKTDNLTKNWDESVVGEVFWAKDSKTVYFTTAYRGTRQLFSLNPKTSKVQQVTKGNHDVNSIYAQNKNSLLVSKVDINHNADLFSVDLKSGAMAQVTKVNEENYAKITPGKSELHMVKTTDGKEMGVWIHYPPNFDASKKYPTLLYCQGGPQSALTQYFSTRWNFALMAANGYIVVAPNRRGMPGWGTQWNEQISKDWGGQVMQDYLAATDYANALPYVDENRVGAVGASYGGYSVFMLAGMHQNRFKTFIAHDGLFDMKSWYGTTEELFFANWDLGTPTDSPLPKAYNEFNPSNFVDKWNRPIMIIQGGLDYRVGYEQGQQAFQAAKLHGLKSKFVYFPNENHWVLNPHNALVWQREFFEWLKETL; translated from the coding sequence ATGAAACTGAAACATACCGTACTGGCGCTGGCCGCTCCTTTTCTTATGAACGCACAGCAAGTGATGACCCCCGAAACTTTATGGACTCTTAATAAGCTAGCCGTAACTGCTGTCTCCCCGGATCAGTCTTCACTGATTTACAGTGTAGGCAAAACCGACCTTAAAACCGAAAAGAACAATAAAACCAACTACTTCCTCAACATCAGCAACAATGCTGCTACTGCGCTGGATCTAGGTAAGAAAAGCCTGATCCAGTGGGATAAGAACGGTCTTTATGCTCAGGAAGGCGATAAAATCTATGCTTCCAAAGACGCCGGCAAAACGTGGACGGATTTTTACACTCTTGCAAATGCTGACAATGTAGTGATCTCGCCAGACGGTAAGAAAATAGCTTTCAGCCGTGAAGTGCTGGTGGAAAAAGTATTGGGAAAAGACAAATATTCTGATGTTCCCAAAACTACGGCACATATTTACACAGACCTGAATCACCGTCACTGGGACTATTTCAGCGAAGGGAAATACAACCATGTTTTTGTAGTAAATGTTTCTGATAAAGCGGATCAGGCAAAAGATTTACTTGAAGGCAAGCCATGGGATTCTCCGCAGCGGCCTTTCGGCGGTGCCGAGGATTTCATCTGGAGTCCGGACTCGTCGCAGCTCCTGTATGTGACCAAGCCTTTAAGCGGTGCCGAATACGCACAGTCTACCAATACTGATATTTTCGCTTACGATCTTGCCACAGGTGTAACCAGAAACCTTACGGAAGGTAATAAGGGGTACGATGTAGCTCCGAAATTTTCGCCGGACGGGAAATCTCTTTTGTGGCTTTCTATGGAAAGAGATGGCTACGAGGCCGATAAAAATAATATCAAGGTCATGGACTGGAAGTCCGGAAAGACGGACAACCTAACCAAAAACTGGGACGAAAGTGTAGTGGGAGAGGTCTTCTGGGCAAAAGACTCAAAGACGGTTTATTTTACGACTGCTTACCGCGGTACACGTCAACTGTTTTCATTGAATCCGAAAACTTCAAAAGTACAGCAGGTTACAAAAGGAAATCATGACGTGAACAGCATCTATGCACAGAACAAAAATTCCCTGTTGGTTTCAAAGGTGGATATTAACCATAATGCTGATCTGTTTTCGGTAGACTTGAAATCCGGCGCCATGGCACAGGTTACTAAGGTCAATGAGGAAAATTATGCTAAGATTACGCCCGGAAAGTCGGAACTTCATATGGTTAAAACCACCGATGGCAAGGAGATGGGTGTATGGATTCATTACCCGCCTAACTTTGACGCCAGCAAAAAATATCCGACACTGCTGTACTGCCAGGGTGGTCCACAGTCTGCACTTACACAGTACTTCAGCACGCGCTGGAATTTTGCACTGATGGCCGCTAACGGTTATATCGTAGTGGCTCCAAACCGCCGCGGAATGCCGGGCTGGGGAACGCAATGGAACGAGCAGATCTCCAAAGACTGGGGTGGGCAGGTAATGCAGGACTATCTGGCAGCTACAGACTACGCAAATGCACTTCCTTATGTGGATGAAAACCGGGTGGGTGCTGTAGGGGCAAGTTATGGAGGCTACAGTGTATTTATGCTGGCCGGTATGCATCAAAACCGATTCAAGACCTTCATCGCACACGACGGTCTGTTCGATATGAAATCCTGGTACGGCACAACAGAGGAACTTTTCTTTGCTAACTGGGACCTCGGAACGCCTACAGACAGTCCTTTGCCAAAAGCTTACAACGAATTCAACCCGTCTAATTTTGTGGACAAATGGAACAGACCGATTATGATCATTCAGGGTGGTTTGGATTACCGCGTAGGATATGAACAGGGCCAACAGGCCTTCCAGGCGGCAAAACTTCATGGACTTAAAAGCAAGTTTGTATATTTCCCGAATGAAAACCACTGGGTACTGAATCCTCACAACGCATTGGTATGGCAGCGTGAATTCTTTGAGTGGCTGAAGGAGACGCTTTAG